Proteins encoded in a region of the Novipirellula caenicola genome:
- a CDS encoding sigma-70 family RNA polymerase sigma factor encodes MAKSIWPSDDKTETLLIAAKQGDADAVNRLLERHRVSVRRLVEMRLDRKVQRRVDVSDVVQDVLVEASGRLDKYLDDPAMAFHLWIRQIAWDRIIDTYRRHRVSAKRNMDREQAMVMPGGQDQSSVELAAQLWDPGPTPAAAATQAEIAAKVEAAIEQLSEQDREMILMRHYEHLSNLEIAEVLGVNPPAASMRYLRAVRRLRELLESEPGDEYAP; translated from the coding sequence ATGGCAAAATCGATCTGGCCTAGCGACGACAAAACCGAAACGCTGCTGATCGCGGCGAAACAGGGTGACGCCGATGCGGTGAACCGTTTGCTTGAGCGGCACCGCGTCTCGGTACGGCGGCTTGTGGAAATGCGACTGGACCGCAAAGTCCAGCGGCGAGTGGACGTTAGCGACGTGGTCCAAGATGTCTTGGTCGAAGCCAGCGGACGGCTGGACAAATACCTCGACGACCCGGCGATGGCATTCCACTTGTGGATTCGTCAAATCGCCTGGGACCGCATCATCGACACGTACCGGCGGCACCGCGTTAGCGCCAAACGCAACATGGATCGCGAGCAAGCGATGGTGATGCCCGGCGGCCAAGATCAATCGTCCGTCGAACTGGCTGCTCAGCTTTGGGACCCTGGTCCGACACCGGCGGCCGCAGCCACGCAAGCCGAGATCGCAGCCAAGGTCGAAGCGGCGATCGAACAGCTTAGCGAACAAGACCGCGAGATGATCTTGATGCGGCATTACGAGCACCTTTCCAATCTAGAGATTGCCGAAGTACTGGGGGTCAATCCGCCTGCGGCGAGCATGCGGTACCTGCGTGCCGTACGGCGACTGCGCGAACTGCTCGAGAGCGAACCGGGTGACGAGTACGCACCGTGA
- a CDS encoding metallophosphoesterase: MRIAWITDPHLNHVSPRDWDQWSARIASTQPDALLITGDISEGDDVVLQLRHIADTFAVPVYFVLGNHDFYQSSIAQTRQHVIAASRESDALNYLTDLGPIPLADGVVLVGEDGWGDATIGNYEDSFIQLNDFQQIDDFRNTSPGLWKAKLQQLGAESAARLQVKLAAVPHDATDVLVATHIPPFRESCWYEGKTTDDNWAPFFVCGEIGQTLREFCQQRSDCKTTVICGHTHHDGIATLHENLIVHTGAAIYGSPAVEAVIEVAANQLCIQNHRR, from the coding sequence ATGCGAATCGCGTGGATAACCGATCCGCATCTCAATCACGTTTCGCCCCGCGATTGGGACCAATGGTCCGCTCGCATCGCATCGACGCAACCCGATGCACTTCTTATTACCGGCGATATCTCCGAAGGGGATGACGTCGTCTTGCAGCTTCGCCACATCGCCGACACATTCGCGGTCCCCGTCTACTTTGTGCTGGGCAATCACGACTTTTATCAAAGTTCGATTGCGCAAACCCGGCAACACGTGATCGCGGCGTCACGCGAATCCGATGCACTGAACTACCTGACGGACCTTGGCCCGATTCCATTGGCCGACGGGGTTGTGTTAGTGGGTGAGGATGGCTGGGGTGACGCGACGATTGGCAACTACGAAGATTCGTTTATCCAACTAAACGACTTCCAACAGATCGATGATTTTCGCAACACATCGCCAGGCCTCTGGAAAGCAAAGCTGCAACAACTTGGTGCCGAATCGGCCGCACGGCTGCAAGTCAAACTCGCTGCGGTTCCCCACGATGCGACGGATGTGTTGGTCGCGACCCACATTCCACCGTTCCGAGAATCATGTTGGTACGAAGGCAAAACGACCGACGACAACTGGGCTCCCTTTTTCGTGTGCGGGGAAATCGGCCAGACATTGAGAGAGTTTTGCCAGCAGCGATCGGATTGCAAAACCACTGTGATTTGTGGACATACCCATCACGACGGCATCGCCACACTGCATGAAAACCTGATCGTGCACACCGGGGCGGCAATCTACGGTTCGCCCGCCGTCGAAGCGGTCATCGAGGTCGCCGCAAACCAACTTTGCATTCAAAACCATCGTCGCTGA
- the metK gene encoding methionine adenosyltransferase, whose protein sequence is MSDARYLFTSESVSMGHPDKLADRISDGILDALLAQDPNSRVACETMVTTGIAIVAGEISTQAKVQYSDVVREVINEVGYTDDEMGICGNTCAVMVSLDTQSPDIAQGVNSDDKSGKDVGAGDQGLMFGYACKDTPELMPMPIALSHRIINRITEARFNKEVDWLRPDNKAQVTVEYEGQTPVRVDTVVVSAQHNPDVTNDEIKKFIVENVIKPSIPAELDKGDIKYHINPTGKFVVGGPHGDCGLTGRKIIVDTYGGWGRHGGGAFSGKDSTKVDRSAAYMARYVAKNIVASGLADRCEVQLAYAIGVTEPVSVHVDTEGTGKIEDAKLCALVREHFPLTPSGIINHLQLRRPVFRQTSAGGHFGREGDAFTWEKTDKAEALAEAAGIAATA, encoded by the coding sequence CAAACAGCCGCGTGGCCTGTGAAACCATGGTCACCACCGGGATTGCGATCGTCGCAGGTGAAATCTCCACTCAAGCCAAAGTGCAATATTCGGACGTTGTCCGCGAAGTCATCAACGAAGTTGGTTACACCGATGACGAAATGGGCATTTGTGGCAACACCTGTGCCGTCATGGTATCGCTCGATACGCAAAGCCCCGACATTGCCCAAGGTGTCAACTCGGACGACAAGAGCGGCAAGGACGTTGGCGCCGGCGACCAAGGGTTGATGTTCGGCTACGCCTGCAAAGACACTCCCGAATTGATGCCAATGCCGATCGCATTGTCGCACCGCATCATCAATCGCATCACCGAAGCTCGATTCAACAAAGAAGTCGACTGGTTGCGTCCCGACAACAAGGCTCAAGTCACGGTCGAATACGAAGGACAAACCCCGGTCCGCGTCGACACCGTTGTCGTTAGTGCTCAGCACAACCCCGACGTCACGAACGATGAAATCAAAAAGTTCATCGTCGAAAACGTGATCAAGCCATCGATCCCAGCCGAGCTGGACAAAGGCGACATCAAGTACCACATCAACCCCACCGGCAAATTCGTGGTCGGCGGACCTCACGGTGACTGTGGTTTGACCGGACGCAAGATCATCGTCGACACCTACGGTGGTTGGGGGCGTCACGGTGGCGGTGCGTTCAGTGGCAAGGACTCGACCAAAGTCGACCGCAGTGCCGCGTACATGGCCCGCTACGTTGCTAAGAACATCGTCGCATCAGGCCTTGCGGATCGCTGCGAAGTTCAACTCGCCTACGCCATCGGTGTGACCGAGCCGGTTAGCGTTCACGTTGACACCGAAGGCACCGGCAAGATCGAAGACGCGAAGTTGTGTGCCTTGGTGCGAGAACACTTCCCATTGACTCCCTCGGGAATCATCAACCACTTGCAACTGCGTCGACCGGTCTTCCGTCAAACCAGTGCCGGCGGCCACTTTGGACGCGAAGGCGATGCGTTCACTTGGGAAAAAACTGACAAGGCCGAAGCGTTGGCTGAAGCTGCCGGTATCGCAGCAACCGCCTAA